GGACCGTGGTCGCGCGTTCGGAGCCGGTCGACTCGAAGCTGACGAAGTCGTGCCGCCCGAGCAGGTGCTGGCCGCCCTGCCGCATCAGCTCGGCGTCGAGCTCGCCGGCGGGGAAGTGCCACACGTAGCCGCGGTCCATCAGCGGCCGGGTGCGGCTGTTGTGGATCTGGTACCGGTAGGTCTTGCGGAGCGCGTCGTGCGTGGCGTGGAAGTTGGGCGGCGCGGCTTCGGAGGAAACCACCACGATGTCGTCCGGCAGGTGGGCGTTGAGCGCCCGGGCGATCTGCTCGGTCGCGATCATGGTCTGGGTCTCCACTCCAGCCACCTGCCCCAGCGCGTGCACGCCGGCGTCGGTACGGCCGCTAGCGGTCAGGCGGACCTCCTCGCCGGTGATCTCAC
This Posidoniimonas polymericola DNA region includes the following protein-coding sequences:
- the truA gene encoding tRNA pseudouridine(38-40) synthase TruA → MPRVKLTIAYDGAAYAGWQVQPARRTVQGEVERAWREITGEEVRLTASGRTDAGVHALGQVAGVETQTMIATEQIARALNAHLPDDIVVVSSEAAPPNFHATHDALRKTYRYQIHNSRTRPLMDRGYVWHFPAGELDAELMRQGGQHLLGRHDFVSFESTGSERATTVRTILRLDITQRGERFEIEVTGDGFLYNMVRAIAGTLVEVGRGAKPPEWVAEVIAARSRKAAGPTAPPQGLVLVSVEY